In the genome of Pseudomonas sp. LBUM920, one region contains:
- a CDS encoding DUF1120 domain-containing protein — translation MKTIVGLTLGMACLAATLNAQATTSAQLVVRGTITPAACNLSLAGSGIIDYGTIRSGELSQTAFNTREEKTTSLVVNCGTTPARFGISFTDLQAGSKVPGVLGPGFTEAQNFGLGSVGTRRTGGYSVTLRDLRSAGVALYPILRNGTGVWLTSDGKVAQSPAQYSWRNSTTFTPASINQLTGTLAVKAVINRAQDLDLSRDVSLDGRATLVLSYI, via the coding sequence ATGAAAACAATTGTTGGTTTGACTCTCGGTATGGCCTGCCTGGCTGCAACCCTCAACGCTCAGGCGACCACCAGTGCCCAATTGGTCGTCAGGGGCACGATTACTCCCGCTGCCTGTAACCTCAGCCTCGCCGGCAGCGGCATCATCGACTACGGCACGATTCGCTCCGGCGAATTATCCCAGACCGCGTTCAACACCCGCGAAGAGAAGACCACTTCCCTGGTGGTCAATTGCGGCACAACGCCGGCGAGGTTCGGAATCTCCTTCACCGACCTGCAGGCGGGCAGCAAAGTGCCGGGTGTCCTGGGTCCAGGCTTTACCGAGGCGCAGAATTTTGGTTTGGGTTCTGTAGGGACTCGGCGAACCGGTGGCTATTCGGTCACGCTCAGGGACCTACGTTCTGCCGGCGTGGCGCTGTACCCCATCCTGCGTAATGGCACCGGCGTTTGGCTCACCAGCGATGGCAAAGTTGCTCAGTCACCTGCCCAGTATTCGTGGCGCAATAGCACCACCTTTACGCCGGCCTCTATCAACCAGTTGACCGGCACTCTTGCGGTGAAGGCGGTCATCAACCGGGCGCAGGATCTGGACTTGAGTCGCGATGTCTCCCTTGATGGGCGCGCCACACTGGTATTGAGTTACATCTAA
- the ppx gene encoding exopolyphosphatase, translating to MPQSQAKNLSLIAAIDLGSNSFHMVVAKAQNGEIRILERLGEKVQLAAGIDDERQLNEESMQRGLDCLKRFAQLINGMPLGAVRIVGTNALREARNRGEFIRRAEAILGHPVEVISGREEARLIYLGVSHTLADTPGKRLVADIGGGSTEFIIGQRFEPLLRESLQMGCVSYTQRYFKDGKITPARYAQAYTAARLEIMSIEHALHRLTWDEAIGSSGTIRAIGLALKAGGHGTGEVNAEGLAWLKRKLFKLGDAEKIDFDGIKPDRRTIFPAGLAILEAIFDALELQRMDHCDGALREGVLYDLLGRHHHEDVRERTLSSLMERYHVDLEQAARVERKALHAFDQVAEDWDLADGVWRELLGWAAKVHEVGLDIAHYHYHKHGAYLIEHSDLAGFSREDQQMLALLVRGHRRNIPKDKFADFGSEGSKLIRLCVLLRFAILFHHIRGTQEMPQVTLRAHGDSLDVVFPKGWLDENQLTQADFAQEAEWLTRVGFSLNLR from the coding sequence ATGCCGCAATCCCAAGCCAAGAATCTGTCCTTGATCGCCGCTATCGACCTGGGCTCCAACAGCTTTCACATGGTCGTGGCCAAGGCCCAGAACGGCGAAATCCGCATCCTTGAGCGGCTCGGCGAAAAAGTGCAACTGGCTGCCGGGATCGACGACGAGCGCCAGCTCAATGAAGAATCCATGCAGCGCGGGCTCGATTGCCTCAAGCGCTTTGCCCAACTGATCAACGGCATGCCCCTGGGCGCTGTGCGAATCGTTGGCACCAACGCCTTGCGTGAAGCCCGCAACCGCGGCGAGTTCATCCGCCGCGCCGAAGCAATCCTCGGGCATCCGGTAGAGGTCATTTCGGGCCGCGAAGAAGCGCGCCTGATCTACCTCGGCGTCTCCCACACCCTGGCCGACACCCCGGGCAAACGCCTGGTGGCGGACATCGGCGGCGGCAGTACCGAATTCATCATCGGCCAGCGTTTCGAACCGCTGCTGCGCGAAAGCCTGCAGATGGGTTGCGTCAGTTATACCCAGCGTTATTTCAAGGACGGCAAGATCACCCCGGCGCGCTATGCCCAGGCCTACACCGCGGCGCGTCTGGAAATCATGAGCATCGAACACGCCCTGCATCGCTTGACCTGGGATGAAGCCATCGGCTCGTCCGGCACCATCCGCGCGATCGGCCTGGCCCTCAAAGCCGGCGGCCATGGCACCGGTGAGGTCAACGCCGAAGGCCTGGCCTGGCTCAAGCGCAAACTGTTCAAGCTGGGCGACGCAGAGAAAATCGACTTTGACGGCATCAAGCCTGATCGGCGCACCATTTTCCCGGCCGGCCTGGCGATTCTCGAGGCGATTTTCGACGCCCTCGAACTGCAACGCATGGACCACTGCGACGGCGCGCTGCGCGAAGGCGTGCTCTATGACCTGCTGGGCCGCCATCACCATGAAGACGTGCGTGAGCGCACCCTCAGCTCGTTGATGGAGCGTTATCACGTCGACCTGGAACAAGCCGCGCGCGTGGAGCGCAAGGCCCTGCATGCCTTCGACCAGGTGGCCGAGGACTGGGACCTGGCAGACGGCGTGTGGCGCGAGCTGCTCGGCTGGGCTGCCAAGGTGCATGAAGTGGGCCTGGACATCGCCCACTACCATTACCACAAGCATGGCGCCTACCTGATCGAGCACTCGGACCTCGCCGGTTTCTCGCGCGAAGACCAACAGATGCTCGCCCTGCTGGTGCGTGGCCATCGCCGCAACATTCCCAAGGACAAGTTTGCCGACTTCGGCAGCGAAGGCAGCAAGCTGATTCGCCTGTGCGTGCTGCTGCGCTTTGCAATCCTGTTCCACCACATTCGCGGCACCCAGGAAATGCCCCAGGTCACCCTGCGCGCCCACGGCGACAGCCTGGATGTGGTGTTCCCCAAAGGCTGGCTGGATGAAAACCAGCTGACCCAGGCGGATTTTGCCCAGGAAGCGGAATGGCTGACGCGGGTGGGGTTCAGCCTGAACCTGCGCTGA
- the ppk1 gene encoding polyphosphate kinase 1, producing the protein MNTEGLSEVAVKDAHPVVEQVTETPPELEPAPPAVVAEAPAPAPVVAVTNLDDSSLYIHRELSQLQFNIRVLEQALDESYPLLERLKFLLIFSSNLDEFFEIRVAGLKKQITFAREQAGADGLQPHQALARISELVHGHVDRQYAILNDILLPELEKHQVRFIRRRHWTTKIKTWVRRYFRDEISPIITPIGLDPTHPFPLLVNKSLNFIVELEGIDAFGRDSGLAIIPAPRLLPRIIKVPEEVGGAGDNYVFLSSMIHAHADDLFQGMKVKGCYQFRLTRNADLALDSEDVEDLARALRGELFSRRYGDAVRLEVADTCPKHLSDYLLKQFNLAESELYQVNGPVNLTRLFSITGLDSHPELQYTPFTPQIPKLLQNSENIFSVVSKQDILLLHPFESFTPVVDLLRQAAKDPHVLAVRQTLYRSGANSEIVDALVDAARNGKEVTAVIELRARFDEESNLQLASRLQAAGAVVIYGVVGFKTHAKMMLILRREAGEIVRYAHLGTGNYHAGNAKLYTDYSLLTSDDALCEDVGKLFSQLIGMGKTLRMKKLLHAPFTLKKGMLDMIARETQFALDGKPAHIIAKFNSLTDPKIIRALYKASQSGVRIDLVVRGMCCLRPGIAGVSHNIHVRSIIGRFLEHTRVFYFLNGGEEQMFLSSADWMERNLDKRVETCFPVEGKKLIMRVKKELESYLTDNTHSWSLQSDGRYVRNTPTGNQNPRSAQATLLEKLGSPILAVN; encoded by the coding sequence ATGAATACCGAAGGACTCTCAGAAGTTGCCGTAAAAGACGCTCACCCGGTGGTGGAACAAGTCACCGAAACGCCGCCGGAGCTGGAGCCCGCACCGCCTGCCGTGGTGGCCGAGGCCCCCGCGCCGGCGCCAGTGGTCGCGGTGACCAACCTGGATGACAGCAGCCTGTACATCCACCGCGAGCTGTCACAACTGCAATTCAACATCCGCGTGCTCGAGCAGGCGCTGGATGAGTCCTATCCGCTGCTGGAACGGCTGAAATTCCTGCTGATTTTCTCCAGCAACCTGGACGAGTTCTTCGAGATCCGCGTCGCCGGCCTCAAGAAGCAAATCACCTTCGCCCGCGAACAAGCGGGCGCCGACGGCCTGCAGCCGCACCAGGCCCTGGCGCGCATCAGCGAGCTGGTGCACGGCCACGTGGACCGCCAATACGCGATCCTCAACGACATCCTGTTGCCGGAGCTGGAAAAACATCAGGTCCGCTTCATTCGTCGCCGGCACTGGACCACCAAGATCAAGACTTGGGTGCGCCGTTACTTCCGAGACGAAATTTCGCCGATCATCACCCCGATTGGTCTGGACCCGACGCACCCGTTCCCGCTGCTGGTGAACAAGAGCCTGAACTTCATCGTCGAACTGGAAGGCATCGACGCCTTCGGCCGCGATTCGGGCCTGGCGATCATCCCGGCGCCGCGTCTGTTGCCACGAATCATCAAGGTACCGGAAGAGGTGGGGGGCGCTGGCGACAACTATGTATTCCTGTCGTCGATGATCCACGCGCACGCAGATGACCTGTTCCAGGGCATGAAGGTAAAGGGCTGCTACCAGTTCCGCCTGACCCGTAACGCCGACCTGGCGCTGGATTCCGAAGACGTCGAAGACTTGGCCCGCGCCCTGCGCGGTGAGCTGTTCTCGCGCCGCTACGGCGACGCGGTGCGTCTGGAAGTGGCAGACACCTGCCCTAAACACCTGTCGGACTACCTGCTCAAGCAGTTCAACCTGGCCGAGTCCGAGTTGTACCAGGTCAATGGCCCGGTCAACCTGACGCGCCTGTTCAGCATCACCGGTCTGGACAGCCACCCCGAGCTGCAATACACGCCGTTCACGCCGCAGATCCCGAAATTGCTGCAAAACAGCGAGAACATCTTCAGCGTGGTGAGCAAGCAGGACATTCTGCTGCTGCACCCGTTCGAGTCGTTCACCCCGGTGGTCGACCTGCTGCGCCAGGCCGCCAAGGACCCGCATGTTCTGGCTGTGCGCCAGACGCTGTACCGTTCCGGCGCCAACTCGGAAATCGTCGACGCACTGGTAGACGCCGCGCGAAACGGCAAGGAAGTCACCGCGGTGATCGAGTTGCGTGCGCGTTTTGACGAAGAGTCCAACCTGCAACTGGCCAGCCGCCTGCAAGCGGCCGGTGCCGTGGTGATCTACGGCGTGGTCGGTTTCAAGACCCACGCCAAGATGATGCTGATCCTGCGCCGCGAAGCCGGCGAGATTGTGCGTTACGCGCACTTGGGCACTGGCAACTACCACGCCGGCAACGCCAAGCTCTACACCGACTACAGCCTGCTGACCTCAGACGACGCGTTGTGTGAAGACGTCGGCAAGTTGTTCAGCCAGTTGATCGGCATGGGCAAGACCTTGCGCATGAAGAAGCTGCTGCACGCGCCGTTCACGCTCAAAAAGGGCATGCTCGACATGATTGCCCGCGAGACTCAGTTCGCCCTCGACGGCAAACCGGCGCACATCATCGCCAAGTTCAACTCGCTGACCGATCCGAAGATCATCCGCGCGCTGTACAAGGCCAGCCAGTCCGGTGTGCGCATCGACCTGGTGGTGCGTGGCATGTGCTGCCTGCGTCCGGGCATCGCCGGGGTTTCGCATAACATCCACGTGCGATCGATCATCGGGCGCTTCCTGGAGCACACGCGGGTGTTCTACTTCCTCAACGGCGGCGAAGAGCAGATGTTCCTCTCCAGTGCCGACTGGATGGAGCGAAACCTCGATAAGCGTGTAGAGACCTGCTTCCCGGTGGAAGGCAAGAAGTTGATCATGCGCGTCAAGAAAGAGCTGGAAAGCTACCTCACTGACAACACCCACAGCTGGAGCCTGCAGTCGGACGGCCGCTACGTGCGCAACACGCCGACCGGCAACCAGAACCCGCGCAGTGCGCAGGCGACGTTGCTGGAAAAGCTGGGTAGCCCGATTCTTGCGGTGAACTAA